A part of Streptomyces sp. NBC_01235 genomic DNA contains:
- the rsgA gene encoding ribosome small subunit-dependent GTPase A yields MSFSSTPLSSHPLAVYGWDEGWEAEFVPYAEQGLLPGRVVRVDRGMCDVVTPAGTVRADTEFVVPRDPMKVVCTGDWVAVDPEDRDPRYARTLLPRRTAFVRSTSSKRSEGQILAANVDHAVVAMSLAVELDLGRVERFLALAWESGAQPVVVLTKADLVPDPVALSYLVQDVETSAPGVPVLTVCARDGDGVKELAALLGSGTSVLLGASGAGKSTLANALVGEDVMDVRATRDMDGKGRHTTTTRNLLPLPGGGVLIDTPGLRGVGLWDAGGGVGQVFSEIEEFARDCRFHDCAHESEPGCAVRAAVDDGDLPLRRLESYRKLVRENQWIVAKSDARARADVRQDWKRKQAEGRAAGEAKRGRGPWRPAQPR; encoded by the coding sequence TTGTCTTTCTCCTCTACTCCGCTTTCGTCGCACCCTCTCGCCGTCTACGGCTGGGACGAGGGTTGGGAAGCCGAGTTCGTTCCCTACGCCGAGCAGGGACTCCTGCCCGGCCGTGTCGTACGGGTCGACCGTGGCATGTGCGACGTCGTCACCCCGGCGGGCACCGTGCGCGCCGACACCGAGTTCGTCGTTCCCCGCGACCCGATGAAGGTCGTCTGTACTGGGGACTGGGTCGCCGTCGATCCCGAAGACAGAGATCCCCGGTATGCGCGGACACTCCTGCCACGCCGTACCGCCTTCGTGCGTTCCACCTCCTCCAAGCGGTCGGAGGGACAGATCCTCGCGGCCAACGTCGACCACGCCGTCGTCGCGATGTCGCTGGCCGTCGAACTCGACCTCGGTCGCGTCGAACGGTTCCTGGCCCTGGCCTGGGAGTCCGGCGCGCAACCCGTCGTCGTGCTCACCAAGGCCGACCTGGTGCCCGACCCGGTCGCGCTGTCCTACCTCGTGCAGGACGTGGAGACCAGCGCGCCCGGCGTGCCCGTGCTCACCGTCTGCGCCCGCGACGGCGACGGGGTCAAGGAGCTCGCCGCACTCCTCGGCAGTGGCACCTCGGTGCTGCTCGGGGCGTCCGGCGCGGGCAAGTCGACACTGGCGAACGCGCTCGTCGGCGAGGACGTGATGGACGTCCGGGCCACCCGCGACATGGACGGCAAGGGGCGGCACACCACCACCACCCGCAACCTGCTGCCCCTGCCCGGCGGAGGCGTCCTCATCGACACGCCAGGGCTGCGCGGTGTCGGCCTCTGGGACGCCGGCGGCGGGGTCGGACAGGTCTTCTCGGAGATCGAGGAGTTCGCCCGGGACTGCCGGTTCCACGACTGTGCGCACGAGTCCGAGCCGGGGTGCGCGGTGCGGGCGGCCGTCGACGACGGGGATCTGCCCCTGCGACGGCTGGAGAGCTACCGCAAGCTCGTCCGGGAGAACCAGTGGATCGTCGCGAAGTCCGACGCCCGTGCGCGCGCCGACGTCCGCCAGGACTGGAAGCGCAAGCAGGCCGAGGGACGGGCGGCCGGGGAGGCGAAACGGGGGCGGGGGCCGTGGCGGCCCGCTCAGCCCCGGTAA
- a CDS encoding DNA-3-methyladenine glycosylase 2 family protein, whose translation MTDQETRYEAVRSRDARFDGEFFFAVETTGIYCRPSCPAVTPKRHNVRFFATAAAAQGSGFRACRRCRPDAVPGSADWNVRADVVGRAMRLIGDGVVDREGVAGLADRLGYSSRQVQRQLTAELGAGPVALARAQRAHTARVLLQTTGLPVTEIAFASGFASVRQFNDTVRAVYAATPTELRAAVRASRRDATPSAGIPLRLAHRGPCHAGAVFDLLEREAVAGVEEVSGPAGGRTYRRTLRLPYGTGIVAVDERPGDIGRATAVHPGGWLDTRLHLTDPRDLTTAVQRLRRLFDLDADPYAVDERLGADPRLAPLVAARPGLRAPGAADPEEYAVRALVGRAEAERLVRAYGKALDAPCGTLTHLFPESAVLAESESGSIAGTGSESGAGGSLGVLAAALADGTVRLDPGVDRDDAQEALLALPGLDARTVAAIRARVLGDPDVAPPGVDVPDTWRPWRTYALHHLRAAEER comes from the coding sequence ATGACGGACCAGGAAACCCGCTACGAGGCGGTCCGCAGCAGGGACGCCCGGTTCGACGGCGAGTTCTTCTTCGCCGTCGAGACGACCGGTATCTACTGTCGGCCCAGCTGCCCCGCCGTGACCCCGAAACGCCACAACGTGCGTTTCTTCGCGACGGCCGCCGCCGCGCAGGGCTCGGGTTTCCGGGCCTGCCGGCGGTGCCGTCCGGACGCCGTCCCGGGATCGGCCGACTGGAACGTGCGCGCCGACGTCGTGGGCCGCGCCATGCGGCTGATCGGGGACGGCGTCGTGGACCGCGAGGGCGTCGCCGGGCTCGCCGACCGGCTCGGCTACAGCTCCCGCCAGGTGCAGCGGCAGCTCACCGCCGAACTCGGCGCGGGACCGGTCGCCCTCGCCCGGGCGCAGCGCGCGCACACCGCACGCGTCCTGCTGCAGACGACCGGCCTGCCGGTCACCGAGATCGCCTTCGCGTCCGGGTTCGCCAGTGTGCGCCAGTTCAACGACACCGTCCGGGCCGTGTACGCGGCGACCCCGACCGAACTGCGGGCCGCCGTCCGCGCGAGCCGCCGCGACGCCACCCCGTCCGCCGGGATCCCGCTGCGGCTCGCCCACCGCGGCCCCTGCCACGCGGGCGCCGTGTTCGACCTGCTGGAACGAGAGGCCGTGGCCGGCGTGGAGGAGGTGAGCGGGCCGGCCGGCGGGCGCACCTACCGCCGTACGCTGCGGCTGCCGTACGGCACCGGGATCGTCGCCGTGGACGAGCGGCCGGGCGACATCGGCCGGGCCACGGCCGTCCATCCCGGCGGCTGGCTCGACACCCGGCTGCACCTCACCGACCCGCGCGACCTCACCACCGCCGTCCAGCGGCTGCGGCGGCTGTTCGACCTCGACGCCGACCCGTACGCCGTCGACGAGCGGCTCGGCGCCGATCCACGGCTCGCCCCGCTGGTCGCGGCCCGGCCCGGACTGCGCGCGCCGGGGGCCGCCGACCCGGAGGAGTACGCCGTACGGGCGCTGGTGGGGCGGGCGGAGGCCGAACGCCTGGTCCGCGCCTACGGCAAGGCCCTCGATGCACCCTGCGGGACCCTCACCCACCTCTTCCCCGAGTCGGCCGTCCTGGCCGAGTCCGAGTCCGGGTCCATTGCTGGGACCGGGTCCGAGTCCGGGGCAGGCGGGTCCCTGGGCGTCCTCGCCGCCGCCCTGGCCGACGGCACCGTACGCCTCGACCCGGGCGTCGACCGGGACGACGCCCAGGAAGCGCTGCTCGCACTGCCCGGACTGGACGCCCGTACGGTCGCGGCGATCCGCGCCCGCGTGCTCGGAGACCCCGACGTCGCGCCGCCCGGCGTGGACGTCCCCGACACCTGGCGCCCCTGGCGCACCTACGCCCTGCACCACCTGCGCGCCGCGGAGGAACGATGA
- a CDS encoding methylated-DNA--[protein]-cysteine S-methyltransferase, which yields MNTPTDLTYCTSVDSPLGPLLLTADPSGVLTSLSVPGQKGGRTVQDGWRHDPGPFRSAGEQLAAYFAGELKEFRLPLRGEGTEFRERVWAALDSVPYGATTTYGEIAARVGASRMAVRAVGGAIGANPLLIVRPCHRVIGADGSLTGYAGGLERKIRLLTLEGSLQAPS from the coding sequence ATGAACACCCCGACCGACCTGACGTACTGCACCAGCGTGGACAGCCCGCTCGGCCCCCTGCTGCTCACCGCCGACCCTTCCGGCGTGCTGACCTCCCTCTCCGTGCCTGGGCAGAAGGGCGGGCGGACGGTCCAGGACGGCTGGCGGCACGACCCCGGGCCGTTCCGTTCCGCCGGGGAACAGCTCGCCGCCTACTTCGCCGGCGAGCTGAAGGAGTTCCGGCTTCCCCTGCGCGGCGAGGGCACCGAGTTCCGCGAGCGGGTGTGGGCCGCCCTCGACTCCGTGCCCTACGGGGCGACCACGACCTACGGCGAGATCGCCGCCCGCGTCGGCGCCTCGCGGATGGCCGTGCGGGCCGTCGGAGGAGCGATCGGGGCGAATCCGTTGCTGATCGTGCGGCCCTGCCACCGGGTGATCGGCGCCGACGGCTCGCTGACGGGATACGCGGGCGGGCTGGAGCGCAAGATCAGGCTGCTCACGCTGGAGGGCTCGCTCCAGGCGCCGTCCTAG
- a CDS encoding DUF456 domain-containing protein: protein MGVWELLLVGLVILLGLCGVLVPGVPGSWLVWAAVLWWALDDPQPVAWAVLVGATVALFLSQVVRWALPPRRPRESGATPRMAVYAGLGALLGFVLLPVLGAIPGYMGGIYLSERLRLGRHGEARAALRTAMRSGGSSILAELFTCLLIMGAWLGAVLWG from the coding sequence ATGGGAGTGTGGGAACTCCTGCTGGTCGGACTCGTCATTCTGCTCGGCCTGTGCGGAGTGCTGGTGCCCGGTGTGCCGGGATCGTGGCTGGTGTGGGCCGCGGTTCTGTGGTGGGCGCTGGACGATCCGCAGCCGGTCGCCTGGGCCGTGCTGGTCGGGGCCACGGTGGCGCTGTTCCTGTCCCAGGTGGTGCGCTGGGCCCTGCCGCCCCGTCGGCCGCGCGAGAGTGGTGCGACCCCCCGGATGGCGGTGTACGCGGGGCTCGGCGCGCTCCTCGGCTTCGTCCTGCTCCCGGTGCTCGGCGCGATCCCCGGCTACATGGGCGGCATCTACCTCTCCGAACGCCTCCGCCTGGGCCGCCACGGCGAGGCGCGGGCGGCCCTGCGCACGGCGATGCGCTCCGGTGGCTCCAGCATCCTCGCCGAGCTGTTCACCTGCCTGCTGATCATGGGCGCGTGGCTGGGGGCGGTGCTGTGGGGATGA
- a CDS encoding helix-turn-helix domain-containing protein: MLGAIGLDETHESAYRALVSVGAADVPDLARRLTLGEQDTERALRRLERHGLAAQSSGRPGRWVAAPPGVALGALLTQQRHELEQAELAAVLLAEEYRAAAAEPAVHDLVEVVTGAAAVAQRFLQLQLGASEEVCALVTGTPVAVTGSENDAEERATARGVRYRVVLERAVLDQPHGRTELTTALGRDEQVRVVDEVPTKLVVADRSLALVPLTGRSAEPAALVVHASGLLELLSGVFESVWREALPLRLGAAGVTERAPDGPGAADLEILSLLLAGMTDASVAKQLDLGLRTVQRRVKGLMELAGVTTRLQLGWHAYERGWVTRER; this comes from the coding sequence ATGCTGGGAGCGATAGGGCTCGACGAGACCCACGAGTCGGCGTACCGGGCACTGGTGTCGGTGGGAGCCGCCGACGTGCCCGATCTCGCACGCAGGCTGACCCTCGGCGAGCAGGACACGGAACGGGCTCTGCGTCGGCTGGAACGGCACGGCCTCGCCGCGCAGTCCTCGGGCCGCCCCGGTCGCTGGGTCGCCGCTCCCCCGGGCGTCGCCCTGGGCGCGCTGCTCACCCAGCAGCGGCACGAGTTGGAGCAGGCGGAACTCGCGGCCGTCCTCCTCGCCGAGGAGTACCGGGCGGCCGCGGCCGAGCCGGCGGTGCACGACCTGGTCGAGGTCGTGACGGGTGCCGCCGCCGTCGCCCAGCGCTTCCTGCAGCTCCAGCTCGGGGCGAGCGAGGAGGTGTGCGCGCTGGTCACCGGCACCCCGGTGGCCGTGACCGGCAGCGAGAACGACGCGGAGGAACGGGCGACCGCCCGCGGGGTGCGCTACCGCGTCGTGCTGGAGCGGGCGGTGCTCGACCAGCCGCACGGCAGGACGGAGCTGACCACCGCGCTGGGCCGGGACGAGCAGGTGCGGGTGGTGGACGAGGTGCCGACGAAGCTGGTCGTCGCCGACCGCTCGCTCGCCCTGGTGCCGCTGACCGGCCGTTCGGCGGAGCCCGCCGCGCTGGTGGTGCACGCCAGCGGGCTGCTGGAGTTGCTGTCGGGCGTGTTCGAGTCGGTGTGGCGGGAGGCGCTGCCGCTGCGCCTCGGCGCGGCGGGTGTCACCGAGCGGGCCCCGGACGGTCCCGGCGCGGCCGACCTGGAGATCCTGTCCCTGCTGCTGGCCGGGATGACCGACGCGAGCGTGGCCAAACAGCTCGACCTGGGCCTGCGCACCGTACAGCGCCGGGTGAAGGGGCTGATGGAGCTGGCCGGGGTGACGACCCGACTACAGCTGGGCTGGCACGCGTACGAGCGCGGCTGGGTGACCCGGGAGCGGTGA
- a CDS encoding protein phosphatase 2C domain-containing protein — protein sequence MSQQGGRSTGHEDDWWGQLYDDSTEDTGPTPAADSLDDRFASAAGAVRSATAAARSEGAAEGADADTGVGTADGAGTRTTADARDPAGTGGAGVAGLAGTAAGARDPASGVDDADVPGPAGSVPTPRAERPGPGGRTDWWTSQDAMPTGPPSPPGATVPPPRGGRVTDSGTGPGAGAGAGPGAGRNAGGRDRGLADERDVGRDAGRGAGRDVGRHVGRGVGWAAEPDGGSDAGPGAGDVAWGDAAGDLGWGAGRDAGPDATGTADSEPERALGRSSGRDVAGQGADVGVGVDADAADADTGARPTERYRAPWEPPSDTSTGPTNFPPGPLPPGFAERAPHGPAPSATGGRTPTETPPAASETPTQPSPPAPSTPPGSPPTSSTEPSTSPAVTPPPPALPPTPAHAPPPPTAPTVSTSGTAAPLPPASYPPTPEGVPASERAPDPQRASTTERASKSPRPPLPEHAPESQVPPAPERAPDPQGAPDPKGVHSPQGAAAPPSAVTPQSSSPRQGTPTPPTTPAPENPLTSPGSPHQPGHPPTVLALPAVPALPAHPAPPALPPVPAHKDYVGSGPPTYDAEPTALPLSDPDALDDLVADTVLDGARYGACALRAVSVRGDSARYRGEPRRDSLLTARFGTGEHALILVAMATGARATPGAHLAAAEACRWIGRAVGRSHVRLAEDIRAARRGDLKSGLHRLTDRSLGRLRASAAEQGLEPEEYAATLRCLLLPADPACRTRVFFGVGAGGLFRLRGGVWRDIEPRVGEVRGEPVVGFGSLPAETPEGDRLTMDLGITTPPNPYDPDPDPEPPREPFRFRASVARPGDTLLMCTGGLAEPLRGEPELSAYLTGRWSGRTPPGLAAFLADTQVRVKGYSDDRTAAAVWEA from the coding sequence ATGAGCCAGCAGGGGGGAAGGTCCACCGGTCACGAGGACGACTGGTGGGGGCAGTTGTACGACGACTCCACCGAGGACACGGGGCCCACGCCCGCCGCCGACTCCCTGGACGACCGTTTCGCGTCGGCCGCCGGAGCGGTCCGCTCCGCGACCGCGGCGGCGCGCTCCGAGGGTGCGGCGGAGGGCGCGGACGCGGATACGGGTGTCGGGACGGCGGACGGCGCCGGTACGCGAACCACGGCGGACGCGCGGGACCCGGCGGGCACGGGGGGCGCGGGCGTAGCGGGGCTTGCGGGGACTGCGGCGGGCGCGCGGGATCCGGCGAGCGGCGTGGACGACGCGGACGTCCCGGGCCCCGCCGGTTCCGTGCCTACACCCCGGGCCGAGCGGCCCGGTCCAGGCGGCCGGACCGATTGGTGGACCTCGCAGGACGCGATGCCGACAGGGCCTCCTTCGCCGCCGGGGGCCACCGTTCCGCCGCCCCGGGGCGGCCGTGTGACCGACTCCGGCACAGGCCCAGGTGCAGGTGCAGGTGCAGGCCCAGGTGCAGGGCGGAACGCCGGGGGCCGTGACCGCGGGCTCGCCGATGAGCGTGACGTCGGGCGGGACGCGGGGCGCGGTGCCGGGCGTGACGTCGGGCGTCACGTGGGACGCGGGGTCGGCTGGGCCGCCGAGCCGGACGGCGGTTCCGATGCCGGCCCGGGCGCCGGAGACGTCGCGTGGGGTGACGCCGCGGGTGATCTCGGGTGGGGCGCCGGGCGGGACGCCGGTCCGGATGCCACGGGTACCGCGGACTCCGAGCCGGAGCGCGCCCTCGGACGGAGTTCAGGGCGCGACGTCGCCGGTCAGGGCGCCGACGTCGGCGTGGGCGTCGACGCGGACGCGGCCGATGCCGACACGGGCGCCCGTCCGACGGAGCGGTACCGGGCTCCCTGGGAACCGCCGTCGGACACGTCTACCGGCCCCACGAACTTCCCGCCCGGCCCGCTGCCGCCGGGCTTCGCCGAACGGGCGCCCCACGGCCCCGCACCCTCCGCGACCGGCGGCCGTACGCCGACGGAGACACCGCCCGCCGCTTCCGAAACCCCGACGCAACCTTCCCCGCCCGCGCCGTCCACCCCGCCCGGGTCGCCGCCAACGTCCTCGACCGAGCCGTCCACCTCACCAGCCGTGACCCCGCCTCCTCCCGCGCTGCCACCCACTCCGGCGCACGCGCCGCCGCCTCCGACAGCCCCCACCGTCTCCACCAGCGGCACGGCAGCACCCCTCCCACCGGCGAGTTACCCGCCCACCCCCGAGGGTGTCCCCGCCTCTGAGCGCGCCCCCGACCCGCAACGCGCCTCCACCACCGAGCGCGCCTCCAAGTCCCCGCGCCCCCCGCTCCCCGAGCACGCCCCCGAGTCCCAAGTACCTCCAGCACCTGAGCGTGCTCCCGACCCTCAAGGGGCCCCCGACCCCAAGGGCGTTCACAGTCCTCAAGGAGCCGCCGCTCCCCCATCCGCCGTCACCCCTCAAAGCAGCTCCCCTCGCCAAGGCACTCCCACGCCCCCAACCACCCCCGCCCCCGAAAACCCCCTCACTTCCCCCGGCAGCCCCCACCAGCCCGGCCATCCCCCCACCGTCCTCGCCCTCCCCGCCGTCCCTGCTCTCCCCGCCCATCCCGCACCCCCCGCTCTTCCTCCCGTCCCGGCTCACAAGGACTACGTCGGTTCCGGGCCGCCCACCTACGACGCCGAGCCCACCGCCCTTCCGCTCTCGGACCCGGACGCGTTGGACGATCTGGTCGCCGACACCGTCCTGGACGGGGCCCGGTACGGGGCCTGTGCGTTGCGGGCCGTGTCCGTGCGGGGGGACTCCGCGCGGTACCGGGGCGAGCCGCGCCGTGACTCGCTGCTCACCGCCCGCTTCGGCACGGGCGAGCACGCACTGATCCTGGTCGCGATGGCGACCGGCGCCAGAGCCACCCCGGGAGCGCACCTGGCGGCCGCCGAGGCGTGCCGGTGGATCGGACGGGCCGTGGGCCGCAGTCACGTCCGGCTCGCCGAAGACATAAGGGCGGCCCGGCGCGGCGACCTGAAGTCCGGCCTGCACCGTCTCACCGACCGCAGCCTCGGCCGGCTCCGTGCCAGCGCCGCCGAACAGGGCCTGGAACCCGAGGAGTACGCGGCCACCCTGCGCTGTCTGCTCCTGCCCGCCGACCCCGCCTGCCGTACGCGTGTCTTCTTCGGCGTCGGCGCCGGCGGACTGTTCCGGCTGCGCGGCGGCGTGTGGCGGGACATCGAGCCCCGGGTGGGCGAGGTCAGGGGAGAGCCGGTCGTCGGGTTCGGGTCCCTCCCGGCCGAGACTCCCGAGGGCGACCGCCTCACCATGGACCTGGGCATCACGACCCCGCCGAACCCCTACGACCCCGACCCCGACCCCGAACCGCCCCGCGAACCCTTCCGCTTCCGTGCCTCCGTAGCCCGCCCGGGTGACACGCTCCTGATGTGCACCGGCGGCCTGGCCGAACCCCTGCGCGGCGAGCCCGAGCTGTCCGCGTACCTGACGGGACGCTGGTCGGGCCGCACCCCGCCCGGCCTCGCCGCCTTCCTCGCCGACACCCAGGTGAGGGTGAAGGGCTACTCCGACGACCGTACGGCGGCGGCCGTCTGGGAGGCGTAA
- a CDS encoding ATP-binding protein, whose translation MERQARGSGPTAIAGTSATRRTGEDTAEDLAEQDRASQLSRRLGRADLRAVPEARRALRELLRDWGRPGRSETAELLTSELVTNALVHTDDDAVLTATVSSSGLRVEVRDFVARHPRPSVPTADDGTHGRGLVLVESLADTWGVRAQGGGKVVWFELGAGAA comes from the coding sequence ATGGAGAGGCAGGCACGGGGAAGCGGTCCGACGGCGATCGCGGGCACCTCGGCGACGAGAAGGACAGGGGAGGACACGGCCGAGGACCTGGCGGAGCAGGACCGGGCGTCGCAGCTCAGCCGCAGACTCGGACGGGCGGATCTGCGAGCGGTGCCCGAGGCACGGAGGGCGTTGCGGGAACTGTTGCGGGACTGGGGGAGGCCCGGCCGGTCGGAGACGGCGGAACTGCTCACCAGCGAACTCGTCACCAACGCGCTCGTGCACACCGACGACGACGCGGTTCTGACGGCCACCGTCTCCTCGTCCGGCCTGCGGGTGGAGGTGCGGGACTTCGTGGCCCGCCACCCCCGGCCGAGCGTCCCGACCGCCGACGACGGCACGCACGGCCGTGGCCTGGTCCTGGTGGAGTCCCTCGCGGACACCTGGGGCGTACGGGCACAGGGCGGCGGAAAGGTCGTCTGGTTCGAGTTGGGTGCCGGAGCCGCCTGA
- a CDS encoding DUF2637 domain-containing protein: MRLTDISLNWLLPGAVLLLGMLAAVAVLARGKRSSGANASADDSWERTEERRRRKEAIYGTASYVLLFCCAAVAAALSFHGLVGFGQQNLGLTNGWEYLVPFGLDGAAMFCSVLAVREASHGDAALGSRILVWTFAGAAAWFNWVHAPRGLGHDGAPQFFSGMSLSAAVLFDRALKQTRRAALREQGLVPRPLPQIRVVRWARAPRETYRAWSLMLLEGVRSLDEAVEEVREDKARKEETKLRRREQQRVERAQLKAISRGHGRFPGRGGGGGRQVEAQAALERATAERVSAEPAIANSTEQLPTRSRPSLQPVRHGSDSSITVDLTAEDDTMALPRLDSLERKLKDLEQQFG, encoded by the coding sequence ATGAGACTGACCGACATATCGCTGAACTGGCTGCTTCCCGGCGCCGTACTGCTCCTGGGCATGCTGGCGGCGGTTGCGGTGCTCGCGCGCGGCAAGCGCTCCTCCGGGGCGAACGCGAGCGCGGACGACTCGTGGGAGCGCACCGAAGAGCGCCGCAGGCGCAAGGAAGCCATATACGGAACCGCTTCCTACGTGCTTCTGTTCTGCTGTGCGGCCGTCGCCGCCGCGCTCTCCTTCCACGGCCTGGTCGGCTTCGGCCAGCAGAACCTCGGGCTCACCAACGGCTGGGAGTACCTGGTTCCGTTCGGCCTGGACGGCGCCGCGATGTTCTGTTCCGTGCTCGCGGTGCGCGAGGCCAGCCACGGTGACGCGGCGCTCGGCTCCCGGATACTCGTGTGGACGTTCGCCGGCGCCGCGGCCTGGTTCAACTGGGTGCACGCGCCCCGGGGCCTGGGCCACGACGGCGCCCCGCAGTTCTTCTCCGGCATGTCCCTTTCCGCGGCCGTGCTCTTCGACCGGGCCCTGAAGCAGACCCGCCGTGCGGCGCTGCGCGAGCAGGGTCTCGTGCCCCGTCCGCTGCCGCAGATCCGCGTCGTGCGCTGGGCTCGTGCCCCTCGTGAGACCTACAGGGCCTGGTCGCTGATGCTCCTCGAGGGCGTGCGCAGCCTGGACGAAGCCGTCGAGGAGGTCCGCGAGGACAAGGCTCGCAAGGAAGAGACCAAGCTGCGCCGTCGTGAGCAGCAGCGGGTCGAGCGAGCCCAGTTGAAGGCGATCAGCCGAGGTCACGGCCGCTTCCCCGGCCGTGGTGGTGGCGGTGGCCGTCAGGTGGAGGCCCAGGCCGCCCTGGAGCGCGCCACGGCCGAGCGGGTTTCCGCGGAGCCTGCCATAGCGAACTCGACGGAGCAGCTGCCCACACGCTCACGGCCCTCCCTGCAGCCCGTGCGCCACGGTTCCGACTCGTCGATCACCGTCGACCTCACCGCGGAGGACGACACCATGGCCCTGCCGCGCCTCGACTCCCTGGAGCGCAAGCTCAAGGACCTGGAGCAGCAGTTCGGCTGA
- a CDS encoding (2Fe-2S)-binding protein, translating to MPTAPSATAEAYTRLTEVFPGLTVTELRHAEPFPRGGGWVAAAELAEGGSALEAFLAWDDAQVVRDYGQKARPDVVASFGLHRYAWPACLLITVPWFLHRRVPRFPVTHVSYDRTGDGMRMAVRPPSSFACLPGDPAALLPGARLVRDEEALRAEVRAAIAEHHEPVLAGFGPRARRRGRALWGMVTDEVVEGLWYVAHLLGEGEPERARRELELLLPGATQPYVGSAAFRELTGPDGEALPTRDRASCCMFYTVRPEDTCATCPRTCDADRVTKLTAAAVS from the coding sequence ATGCCCACAGCCCCGTCGGCCACAGCGGAGGCCTACACCCGTCTCACGGAGGTCTTCCCGGGCCTGACCGTCACGGAGCTGAGGCACGCGGAACCGTTTCCCCGGGGCGGCGGCTGGGTCGCCGCGGCCGAGCTCGCGGAGGGTGGATCCGCGCTGGAGGCCTTCCTCGCATGGGATGACGCCCAGGTCGTCCGCGACTACGGACAGAAGGCACGCCCGGATGTCGTCGCGAGCTTCGGACTGCATCGGTACGCCTGGCCCGCCTGCCTGCTGATCACCGTCCCCTGGTTCCTGCACCGCCGGGTACCCCGCTTCCCCGTGACGCACGTCTCGTACGACCGCACCGGCGACGGCATGCGCATGGCAGTCCGTCCACCCTCCTCCTTCGCCTGTCTGCCGGGAGACCCGGCGGCGCTGCTGCCCGGCGCCCGGCTGGTCAGGGACGAGGAGGCGCTGCGGGCGGAGGTGCGGGCGGCGATAGCCGAGCACCACGAGCCGGTGCTCGCCGGGTTCGGGCCGCGGGCGCGGCGGCGCGGCCGGGCCCTTTGGGGCATGGTGACCGACGAGGTCGTCGAGGGGCTCTGGTACGTCGCCCACCTGCTCGGCGAGGGCGAGCCGGAGCGGGCGCGACGGGAGCTGGAGCTGCTGCTGCCCGGCGCCACGCAGCCCTACGTCGGCTCGGCGGCCTTCCGTGAGCTGACCGGACCGGACGGCGAGGCCCTGCCCACCCGGGACCGGGCGAGCTGCTGCATGTTCTACACGGTGCGCCCCGAGGACACCTGCGCCACCTGCCCGCGCACCTGCGACGCGGACCGCGTCACCAAGCTCACGGCCGCCGCTGTCAGTTGA
- a CDS encoding GntR family transcriptional regulator: MEQSAQGSTGTGTPAARGAEGRARVPAQTRGGAAGYGEIGEGADRERCGPSGAARGEHTHSETPSPALGFPRAGGPPAGPRPVVQRASVRGQILDALRTALVAGELQPGEVYSAPVLGERFGVSATPVREAMQQLATEGAVEVVPNRGFRVIVRGTRELAELAEVRALIEVPVMLRLARTMPAERWAELRPLAEASLRAAASGCRATYAEADRVFHRAMLALTGNEQLVGIAEDLHRRSQWPLVGGPVARGRADLVADATEHMALLEALTARDLDAVRALVREHFAGAA, encoded by the coding sequence GTGGAGCAGAGTGCGCAGGGCTCCACCGGTACGGGAACTCCGGCCGCGCGGGGGGCCGAGGGCCGTGCCCGGGTGCCGGCGCAGACGCGCGGCGGGGCCGCCGGGTACGGCGAGATCGGCGAGGGCGCGGACCGTGAGCGGTGCGGCCCGTCGGGCGCCGCGCGCGGTGAGCACACGCACAGCGAGACCCCCTCTCCCGCTCTCGGCTTCCCTCGGGCGGGGGGACCCCCGGCGGGTCCCCGACCGGTCGTCCAGCGCGCCTCGGTGCGCGGCCAGATCCTCGACGCCCTGCGCACCGCGCTCGTCGCCGGGGAACTGCAGCCTGGCGAGGTCTACTCGGCGCCGGTCCTCGGGGAACGCTTCGGGGTCTCCGCGACGCCGGTCCGGGAGGCGATGCAGCAGCTCGCGACGGAGGGCGCCGTCGAGGTCGTCCCCAACCGGGGGTTTCGGGTGATCGTGCGGGGCACGCGCGAGCTCGCCGAACTGGCGGAGGTGCGGGCGCTGATCGAGGTGCCCGTGATGCTGCGGCTCGCCCGTACGATGCCCGCCGAGCGGTGGGCGGAGCTGCGGCCCCTCGCCGAGGCGAGCCTGCGCGCGGCGGCCTCCGGCTGCCGGGCCACGTACGCGGAGGCCGACCGTGTCTTCCACCGGGCGATGCTCGCCCTCACCGGCAACGAGCAGTTGGTCGGGATCGCCGAGGACCTGCACCGGCGGTCGCAGTGGCCGTTGGTCGGCGGGCCCGTCGCGCGAGGACGCGCCGACCTCGTGGCGGACGCGACGGAGCACATGGCTCTGCTGGAGGCGTTGACGGCACGGGACCTGGACGCGGTGCGGGCGCTGGTGCGGGAGCACTTCGCGGGCGCAGCCTGA